In Luteimonas viscosa, the genomic window ATGATGCAATCCTGCGAACGCCAGCCGCATGACCAGCCCCAACCTCGCCCGCTGCAGACAACATTCCCGCGCCGTCGTGCCGCTCGACTGCGCGCACTGCGCCGTGCGCGACCTCGCGGTCTGCGCGTCCCTGCCGCCGCAGGAAGTCGACTCGCTCGAGCGCTACGTCTCGTCCATGGAGCTGCAGGCCAACGCCGAGCTGGCCCGCGCCGGCCAGCCCTGCCGCCAGGCCTACAGCGTCACCAGCGGCATGCTGCGCCTGGTGCGGACGCTGGCCGATGCCCGGCGCCAGGTGGTGGCCTTCGTCCTGCCGGGCCATTTCGTCGGGCTCACGGAGCACGTGGTCCATCGCCAGAGCATCGAGGCGGTGGTGCCCAGCCGGGTCTGCGCGTTCGAGCTCGACGGCATCCGCGACCTGCGCCAGCGCTTCCCCGGCTTCGAGCACAGCCTGCTCGAGCGCGCCTGCCGCGACCTCGACGACGCCCACGACGCCATGCTGCTGCTGGCGCGCCTGTCGCCGCTGGAGCGGCTGGCGAGCTTCCTGCTGCGCCTGCGTGGACAGATGAAGATCCGCGAGGACGACCCGCGCATGGCGCTGCCGATGGGCCGCGGCGACATCGCCGACCACCTGGGGCTGACCGTCGAAACCGTGAGCCGCAGCTTCACCCGGCTGCGCGAGCAGGGCGTGATCGCACTCCCGGACCCGCAGCACGTCGAGATACTCGACGCCGGGGCGTTGTCGGAACTCGCCTCCGCGCTGCGCTGACCGTCGCGCCGGAACCGCCGCAGGACCGGCCACCGCGCCGAACCCCTTGCCTAGCGCCCCACCCGGTCACTAAAATACGCGGCTTGCCCAAGTCGGGGTGTAGCTCAGCCTGGTAGAGCGCTACGTTCGGGACGTAGAAGTCGCAGGTTCAAATCCTGTCTCCCCGACCAATCGGATCAAGCAGTTGCGAAAGAGCCGGCCATGCGCCGGCTTTTTTCGTTTCCGCGGTCGGTCATTCGCAGCGCGCGGACTCGATGATGTTGCCGGCATCGATGCGCACGCGCAGGC contains:
- a CDS encoding Crp/Fnr family transcriptional regulator codes for the protein MTSPNLARCRQHSRAVVPLDCAHCAVRDLAVCASLPPQEVDSLERYVSSMELQANAELARAGQPCRQAYSVTSGMLRLVRTLADARRQVVAFVLPGHFVGLTEHVVHRQSIEAVVPSRVCAFELDGIRDLRQRFPGFEHSLLERACRDLDDAHDAMLLLARLSPLERLASFLLRLRGQMKIREDDPRMALPMGRGDIADHLGLTVETVSRSFTRLREQGVIALPDPQHVEILDAGALSELASALR